One window of the Capnocytophaga haemolytica genome contains the following:
- a CDS encoding rod shape-determining protein, whose protein sequence is MGFFDFLTEEIAIDLGTANTLIIHNDRVVIDSPSIVAIDRTNRRIIAVGKEARLMQGKTHPNITTIRPLKDGVIADFDASEQMISSLIKSIPALRKRFFSPSLRMVVCIPSGITEVETRAVRESCERVNGKEIYLVHEPMAAAIGIGLDIMQPKGNMIIDIGGGTTEIAVIALGGIVCDKSVKIAGDIFNSDIVHYMRTQHNLYVGESTAENIKITVGAATEDLDLPPEDIMVQGRDLLTGKPKQVQVSYREMVKALDKSILRIEDAIMETLSQTPPELAADIYNTGIYMAGGGAMLRGLDKRISMKTDLPVYVAEDPLRAVVRGTGITLKNINKFRSILLK, encoded by the coding sequence ATGGGATTTTTTGACTTCTTGACAGAGGAAATTGCCATCGACTTAGGAACCGCAAACACACTTATCATCCACAATGATAGAGTCGTGATTGATAGCCCATCGATCGTGGCAATCGACAGAACCAACAGAAGAATTATAGCCGTAGGTAAGGAAGCACGGCTAATGCAGGGGAAAACACACCCCAATATCACCACCATCCGCCCCTTGAAGGACGGTGTAATCGCCGACTTCGACGCCTCAGAGCAGATGATCAGCTCACTGATAAAGAGCATCCCTGCCCTGCGCAAGCGTTTCTTCTCACCCTCGCTGCGTATGGTAGTGTGCATCCCCTCGGGCATCACAGAAGTGGAAACACGTGCCGTGCGCGAATCGTGCGAGAGGGTAAACGGCAAAGAAATTTACTTGGTGCACGAGCCAATGGCAGCAGCCATCGGTATCGGTTTGGACATTATGCAGCCAAAGGGCAATATGATCATCGACATCGGGGGGGGCACCACCGAAATCGCCGTGATTGCACTCGGAGGTATCGTCTGCGACAAGTCAGTGAAGATTGCTGGCGACATCTTTAACTCCGACATCGTCCACTATATGCGAACCCAACACAACCTTTACGTGGGCGAGAGCACCGCCGAGAATATCAAGATCACCGTTGGGGCAGCCACCGAGGACCTCGACCTTCCGCCAGAGGACATTATGGTGCAAGGGCGCGATTTGCTCACAGGCAAGCCCAAACAAGTGCAGGTATCGTACCGCGAGATGGTAAAAGCACTCGACAAATCCATCTTGCGCATCGAGGACGCCATAATGGAGACCCTCTCTCAGACCCCGCCAGAGCTCGCCGCCGATATCTACAACACAGGTATCTATATGGCAGGCGGAGGCGCGATGTTGCGCGGCTTGGATAAGCGCATCTCGATGAAAACCGACCTCCCTGTCTACGTAGCCGAAGACCCCTTGCGCGCAGTCGTACGAGGTACAGGCATCACCTTGAAGAATATCAACAAATTCAGAAGCATTCTTTTAAAATAA
- a CDS encoding rod shape-determining protein MreD, producing MTHPLVKQTTLFVALVLLQACIFNHIEYWGYVNPMIYILFIIAAPYRENRTPLIFLSFFIGLMIDMFSNTGGLHAASSVLIAYARKPILVVVFGKNFEYQELKLTEYPFTKVLSYTTMMVLLHHTLFYFLEVFNFAHVLITLLKIAVASVFSITACLLFIYLFGGSKK from the coding sequence ATGACCCATCCACTTGTAAAACAAACCACACTCTTCGTCGCTTTGGTACTTTTGCAGGCGTGTATCTTCAATCACATTGAGTACTGGGGCTATGTGAACCCGATGATTTATATTCTGTTTATCATCGCGGCTCCCTATCGCGAGAATCGCACCCCTTTGATCTTTCTTTCGTTCTTCATTGGGCTAATGATTGATATGTTTTCCAATACGGGCGGCCTTCACGCAGCCAGCAGTGTGCTGATTGCCTACGCCCGCAAGCCAATTTTGGTAGTAGTTTTCGGGAAAAACTTCGAATACCAAGAGCTGAAGCTCACCGAATACCCCTTCACCAAAGTGCTCAGCTATACCACGATGATGGTTTTGCTGCACCACACCCTATTCTACTTTTTAGAAGTGTTCAATTTCGCCCACGTACTCATCACCCTGTTGAAGATAGCCGTGGCTTCCGTGTTCAGCATCACAGCGTGCTTATTATTCATCTATTTATTCGGAGGAAGTAAAAAATGA
- a CDS encoding putative LPS assembly protein LptD: MSLLVVVCGFYYAEVFAFRSFHFQRSESFFVKDTIKNKPESMKDSLRRRHRRGRAEKPVEKTKDTLKNDTIKKPKNALEDIVRYKAKDSIIFNKVKNEITLYNETNVQYTDIDITAGIDVINYEKGEVYAGRLKDSVGEYEQHPVFKQGSDVIEPDSIRFNYRTQKAIIRNAYTKQDENNVKGEIIKKENDSTYFMKNAIITTAEDLDDPDYYIRVRKAKFVPKKKIIAGFSNMYIVDIPTPLAIPFAYYPMVSGRTSGLIFPTFGEVNNRGYFLQNLGYYFVISDNFDLALTADYYTNGSYGLRGQSAYVRRYKYSGNFNISFENNIYSIKGLPDYSGSTMYNIQWSHSKDSKANPNSNFSASVNLSSNSRYYQESYNQINNSNFLNNTMMSSVSYSKTFPAYPSINLSLSASHSQNTNTKSIDMTLPSFRGSMERIYPFAREGQAKKGLIKSLNFQYSVQADNRFSTYDSLFFKKKMFDEAKNGVRHSIPISTTTKLFKYVTLGLNSSINETWQFKTIRRGDFNSSTGKSPIDTLSGFDRFMTYNLGASLGTTIYGTFRFGKNAKIQAIRHVMRPSVSYGYTPSFDQYYDYYIADAYGTQREYTRFENGIYGTPGLNESQSIGFSLANTFEAKVKQKDSTAKEAKKVMLLNSFNLSTNYNVINKQWSPLNITGGTAFFDGKLGVNFGATLNPYAIDNTGRQMEKWNIDNGGSLFRLTNANISTNYSFSNKDKKDKKDKKQKDTGTLAGGRSDDLFGSSKPLNEFGEKKPEEEQAEEKKTYYSAKIPWDLTLAHSLSYSNSARENRISNNSLMFSGNVSLTPKWQVGLSSGYDFVEQGFTYTQLRFERDLNSFRMSFQFTPFGYRSSWYFFIGIKASMLSDLKWEKNKAPDRVLR, encoded by the coding sequence ATCAGTTTATTAGTCGTTGTTTGTGGCTTTTATTACGCTGAAGTTTTTGCCTTTAGATCATTTCACTTTCAGCGTTCTGAGTCTTTTTTTGTTAAAGATACGATTAAAAATAAGCCCGAGTCAATGAAGGATTCTCTGCGCCGTCGCCATCGCCGTGGTAGGGCTGAGAAACCTGTGGAAAAGACGAAAGATACGCTGAAGAACGACACTATCAAGAAGCCTAAAAATGCTTTGGAGGACATTGTGCGGTATAAGGCGAAGGATAGTATCATCTTCAATAAGGTAAAAAACGAGATTACGCTTTACAACGAAACTAATGTGCAATATACTGATATTGACATTACTGCGGGGATTGACGTCATCAATTATGAAAAGGGTGAGGTGTACGCAGGGCGCCTGAAAGACAGTGTGGGGGAATACGAGCAGCATCCTGTTTTTAAGCAAGGTAGCGATGTGATTGAGCCTGACTCTATCCGCTTTAACTACCGCACTCAGAAGGCGATTATCCGCAATGCCTACACCAAGCAAGACGAGAACAATGTGAAGGGGGAGATCATCAAGAAGGAGAATGACTCTACTTACTTTATGAAGAACGCTATCATCACCACGGCTGAGGACTTGGACGACCCTGACTATTACATCCGTGTGCGCAAAGCGAAGTTTGTGCCTAAGAAGAAGATTATTGCGGGCTTCAGCAATATGTACATCGTGGATATTCCTACGCCTTTGGCAATTCCTTTTGCGTACTATCCGATGGTGTCAGGGCGCACTTCGGGGCTTATCTTTCCGACCTTTGGTGAGGTGAACAACCGCGGCTATTTCTTGCAGAACCTCGGTTATTACTTCGTGATTAGCGACAATTTCGACTTAGCCCTCACCGCCGATTACTACACCAATGGTAGCTATGGACTGCGCGGACAATCGGCTTATGTGAGACGTTATAAATACTCAGGGAACTTCAATATTTCGTTTGAGAATAACATATACAGTATTAAGGGATTACCTGATTATTCAGGCAGTACGATGTACAACATCCAGTGGTCGCACTCTAAGGACAGCAAGGCGAACCCGAACTCTAACTTCTCGGCATCGGTGAACCTATCGAGCAATAGCCGCTATTATCAGGAGTCGTACAACCAGATCAATAACTCCAACTTCTTGAACAATACGATGATGTCATCGGTATCGTACTCGAAGACATTCCCTGCTTATCCGTCGATTAACCTCTCGCTCTCGGCATCGCACTCGCAGAATACCAACACAAAGAGCATTGATATGACGCTGCCTTCCTTCCGTGGAAGTATGGAGCGTATCTACCCGTTTGCCCGTGAGGGGCAGGCTAAGAAAGGGCTTATCAAGAGTTTGAACTTCCAATACAGTGTGCAGGCGGATAATCGCTTCTCTACGTACGACAGTCTGTTCTTTAAAAAGAAGATGTTTGACGAGGCTAAGAATGGTGTGCGGCATTCAATCCCTATTAGTACCACTACTAAGCTGTTTAAATACGTTACTTTAGGGCTCAACTCTTCTATCAATGAGACTTGGCAGTTCAAGACTATTCGGCGTGGAGACTTTAACAGTTCCACAGGCAAAAGCCCTATTGATACGCTGAGTGGTTTTGACCGCTTTATGACTTATAATTTGGGTGCGAGCTTGGGAACCACCATCTACGGTACTTTCCGCTTTGGAAAAAATGCTAAGATACAAGCCATTCGCCACGTGATGCGCCCTTCGGTGAGCTATGGCTATACCCCTTCTTTTGACCAGTATTACGACTATTATATTGCAGATGCTTATGGCACCCAACGCGAGTATACGCGTTTTGAAAACGGTATCTACGGCACCCCTGGGCTGAATGAGTCGCAGTCAATAGGGTTTTCACTTGCCAATACTTTTGAGGCAAAGGTGAAACAAAAGGATAGCACAGCCAAGGAAGCGAAGAAGGTGATGCTGCTCAATAGTTTTAACCTGAGTACTAATTACAATGTGATAAACAAGCAATGGAGCCCGCTGAACATCACGGGGGGTACAGCCTTCTTTGACGGGAAGCTCGGGGTGAACTTTGGGGCAACACTCAATCCTTATGCTATCGACAACACAGGCAGGCAGATGGAGAAGTGGAATATCGACAATGGGGGTAGCCTCTTCCGACTGACTAATGCTAATATCTCGACCAATTACTCATTCTCGAACAAAGATAAGAAGGATAAGAAAGACAAGAAGCAGAAAGATACGGGTACGCTTGCAGGAGGACGCTCGGATGACTTATTTGGCTCATCCAAACCATTGAATGAGTTTGGGGAGAAGAAGCCTGAGGAAGAGCAAGCTGAGGAGAAGAAGACCTATTACAGTGCTAAGATCCCTTGGGATTTAACCTTGGCACACTCGCTGAGCTACTCGAACTCGGCACGTGAGAATAGGATATCGAACAACTCGTTGATGTTCTCGGGCAACGTATCGCTTACACCAAAGTGGCAAGTGGGGCTATCTAGTGGTTATGACTTTGTAGAGCAAGGGTTTACTTACACCCAATTGCGTTTTGAGCGCGACTTGAACAGCTTTAGGATGAGCTTTCAGTTTACGCCCTTTGGCTACAGAAGCTCGTGGTATTTCTTCATTGGTATCAAAGCATCGATGCTCTCTGACTTGAAGTGGGAGAAGAATAAGGCACCAGACAGAGTGCTGAGGTAG
- the mrdA gene encoding penicillin-binding protein 2, whose translation MRKYLLAFIVLFSAVVIIVRLFFLQVLFHTEDPAVIDPIAIETVYDYPERGYIYDRNGELLVSNQPAYDVMVVPSEVKNLDTLELSQLLKLDRAYFVEQLKKARDYSSKKPSVVVHQLSKEDYAVLQEKLHKFDGFYIQKRMLRNYLTHNAGNVLGYISEVNDWELKNNAYYLAGELIGRQGIEKQYEEFLRGKKGVHFFQKDKHNAAIERYKSGALDTLPIMGQPLQLTIDIGLQAYGELLMQHKHGGIVAIEPKTGEILALVSAPTYDPNLLVGRERSKNYTELYNDSIAKPLYDRTLLAEYPPGSPFKVINALIGLQEGVITPANVFSCGGGYRFGGRIMRCHCGRASNDLLHGIALSCNSYFANTYKRAIDLNRPSAVGMERWTAHVKSFGLGSFLGSDFPTGRAGKVPDVALYDKQYGKGRWNGTTNISNAIGQGEILTTPIQLANVMAAIANRGYFYTPHIVKKIDNKVTPFSEFTTRKNTTIAPRHFEPVIQGMRLAYDNGTARGTHIEGINVAAKTGTAENYVKINGKRMQLTDHSIFVAFAPAEDPKIAIAVFVENGYYGARVAAPIASLMIEKYLKGEVYRCALETRMLETSLEHEYAKPYSGQPFTINR comes from the coding sequence ATGAGGAAATATTTATTAGCATTTATCGTCCTTTTCTCAGCAGTCGTCATTATTGTGCGGCTGTTTTTCTTGCAGGTACTTTTCCATACCGAAGATCCTGCCGTAATCGACCCCATCGCCATCGAAACCGTTTATGATTACCCCGAGAGAGGCTACATTTACGACCGCAACGGCGAACTGTTGGTATCCAATCAGCCTGCTTACGACGTGATGGTCGTGCCCAGCGAAGTGAAAAACCTCGACACCCTCGAGCTCAGCCAATTGTTGAAGCTCGACAGGGCGTACTTCGTCGAGCAACTCAAAAAAGCACGCGACTATTCGAGCAAGAAGCCCTCGGTGGTCGTCCACCAGCTGTCGAAGGAAGATTACGCCGTGCTACAAGAGAAACTACATAAGTTCGACGGCTTCTACATCCAGAAGCGAATGCTCCGCAACTACCTCACACACAACGCGGGCAACGTGCTCGGATATATCAGCGAAGTAAACGATTGGGAGCTGAAAAACAACGCATATTACCTCGCCGGTGAGCTCATCGGGCGTCAGGGCATCGAAAAGCAGTATGAAGAATTTTTGCGCGGGAAGAAGGGCGTCCATTTTTTCCAGAAAGATAAGCACAACGCAGCCATCGAGCGTTATAAAAGCGGCGCGCTCGACACCCTGCCCATTATGGGGCAACCCTTGCAGCTGACGATCGACATCGGCTTGCAGGCTTACGGCGAACTACTGATGCAGCACAAGCACGGCGGCATCGTGGCGATCGAACCCAAGACGGGAGAGATCCTCGCGCTGGTATCTGCCCCCACTTACGACCCTAATTTGCTCGTCGGGCGCGAGCGTTCGAAGAACTACACCGAACTTTATAACGACTCCATCGCCAAACCCCTTTACGACCGTACGCTTTTGGCCGAATACCCCCCAGGCTCGCCATTTAAGGTGATCAATGCGCTGATCGGCTTGCAGGAGGGGGTGATCACGCCCGCCAACGTCTTCTCCTGCGGCGGCGGATACCGTTTCGGGGGTAGGATTATGCGCTGCCACTGTGGGCGCGCCTCCAACGACCTACTGCACGGCATTGCGCTGTCGTGCAACTCATATTTTGCCAACACTTACAAGCGCGCGATCGATCTCAACCGACCGTCAGCCGTGGGAATGGAGCGGTGGACAGCCCACGTGAAAAGTTTCGGGCTCGGCAGCTTCCTCGGCAGCGATTTCCCCACAGGGCGCGCTGGCAAAGTGCCCGACGTGGCGCTCTACGACAAACAGTACGGCAAAGGCAGATGGAACGGCACTACGAACATCTCAAACGCCATCGGGCAAGGGGAGATCCTCACCACGCCCATACAATTGGCGAACGTGATGGCGGCAATCGCCAACCGTGGCTACTTTTATACGCCGCATATCGTGAAAAAGATCGATAATAAGGTAACACCCTTCAGCGAATTTACCACCCGCAAGAACACCACCATCGCCCCCCGCCATTTTGAGCCCGTAATCCAAGGGATGCGCCTCGCTTACGACAACGGAACAGCCCGCGGCACCCACATTGAGGGCATCAACGTAGCTGCAAAGACGGGTACGGCGGAGAATTACGTGAAAATCAACGGTAAAAGAATGCAACTTACCGACCACTCAATATTTGTCGCCTTCGCTCCTGCCGAAGACCCTAAGATTGCCATTGCCGTCTTTGTTGAAAATGGCTATTACGGCGCGCGAGTGGCTGCCCCCATTGCTTCTTTGATGATCGAGAAGTACCTCAAGGGCGAAGTCTACCGTTGTGCCCTCGAAACGCGAATGCTTGAGACCAGCCTCGAACACGAATACGCCAAACCATACAGCGGACAGCCGTTTACCATTAATAGATAG
- the mreC gene encoding rod shape-determining protein MreC: MNQIIQFFIRTKDFFVFLVLFVLSVSLVMRDNYYPQSIYLNSANVISGKMYEFSSYWGEYFGLRDKNALLAEENRALRAKVLELEEKFHRAAETDSLTFGNDSIPYRVMKANVIRNSFRMDKNYFTINKGTRDGIGEDMGVISPQGVVGMISRTSGRFATVQSLLNTKSLINAMLKRTEHFGTLKWDTKHLNIVQLVEVPNIVPIHNGDTIVTGGQSQVFPKGIPIGRIVHYEKTPSGSSYIIDVKLFTDMSNLDDVYIIENKDRNEINKLENQDPQ, translated from the coding sequence ATGAATCAGATTATACAATTTTTCATCCGTACCAAGGACTTTTTCGTGTTCTTGGTGCTGTTTGTATTGTCTGTTTCGCTGGTGATGCGCGACAATTACTATCCGCAGAGTATCTACCTCAATTCCGCAAACGTCATTTCAGGGAAAATGTACGAATTCTCCTCTTATTGGGGCGAATATTTCGGGCTGAGAGATAAAAACGCCCTGTTGGCAGAAGAAAACAGAGCCCTCCGAGCCAAAGTGCTCGAATTGGAGGAGAAATTTCACCGCGCCGCCGAGACGGACTCCCTAACTTTCGGCAACGACAGCATCCCCTACCGCGTGATGAAGGCAAATGTGATCCGCAATAGCTTCCGTATGGATAAAAACTACTTTACCATCAACAAAGGAACCCGCGATGGCATCGGCGAGGATATGGGTGTGATCTCCCCTCAGGGCGTCGTAGGGATGATCTCGCGAACTTCGGGCAGATTTGCCACCGTTCAGAGCCTGCTCAACACAAAATCACTCATCAACGCAATGCTCAAACGCACAGAGCACTTCGGCACGCTCAAATGGGACACGAAACACCTGAACATCGTACAATTGGTGGAAGTGCCGAACATCGTTCCCATCCACAACGGCGATACCATCGTCACCGGAGGGCAGTCGCAGGTCTTCCCCAAAGGAATCCCCATCGGCAGAATCGTGCATTACGAGAAAACCCCCTCAGGCAGCTCCTACATTATCGACGTGAAGCTCTTCACCGATATGTCCAACCTCGACGATGTCTACATCATTGAGAATAAGGACAGAAATGAGATTAACAAATTAGAAAATCAAGACCCTCAATGA
- the hemN gene encoding oxygen-independent coproporphyrinogen III oxidase, whose product MALSLIQKYNVAGPRYTSYPTVPYWDSTLFSADKWSESLLKSYAESNHTEGISLYIHLPFCESLCTFCGCHKRITKRHEMEAPYIDAVLKEWELYTDFLVERPIIKEIHLGGGTPTFFRPTELQRLIEGIFARATKAAEPEFSFEGHPNNTTEAHLRILYNLGFRRVSYGVQDYSPKVQQAIHRVQPYENVKRVTEAARSIGYTSISHDLVFGLPFQTLDDVLYTIDRSNSLRPDRIAFYSYAHVPWIKGSGQRGFKDEDVPSGDVKRQLYETGKKHLLEAGYIEIGMDHFALPSDSMYKAFVSHNLHRNFMGYTASKTQVMIGLGMSSISDSWYGFAQNEKDLEVYYARLEKNEIPVFRGHILNAEDLIIRRHILNLMCSFTTSWEEPSLQFPEINEVLAHLKEMENDGLVEIGKNRIEVTDRGKPFIRNICMAFDLRLQRKIPDTKIFSMTV is encoded by the coding sequence ATGGCGCTATCACTTATCCAGAAATATAACGTGGCAGGTCCACGGTATACCAGCTATCCTACTGTACCTTACTGGGATAGCACATTGTTCAGTGCTGATAAGTGGTCAGAAAGTTTGCTAAAGTCTTATGCCGAGAGCAATCACACCGAAGGCATTAGTCTTTACATACATCTGCCGTTTTGTGAGAGTTTGTGCACCTTTTGTGGCTGCCATAAGCGTATTACGAAGCGCCACGAGATGGAGGCCCCCTACATTGATGCCGTGCTCAAAGAGTGGGAGCTCTACACTGATTTCCTTGTTGAGCGCCCCATCATCAAGGAAATACACTTGGGCGGTGGTACCCCTACGTTCTTTAGGCCTACTGAATTACAGCGGCTTATAGAAGGAATTTTCGCTCGTGCTACCAAGGCTGCTGAGCCCGAATTCAGCTTCGAAGGGCACCCTAATAACACCACCGAAGCACACCTGAGAATCTTATACAACCTTGGTTTTAGGCGTGTAAGCTATGGTGTTCAGGACTATTCACCTAAGGTGCAACAGGCGATCCACCGCGTGCAGCCTTACGAGAATGTCAAGCGGGTAACTGAGGCAGCCCGAAGTATCGGCTATACGTCTATCAGTCACGATTTGGTGTTCGGACTTCCGTTCCAAACTCTTGATGATGTACTCTATACCATTGATAGGAGCAATAGTCTGCGTCCTGATAGGATTGCCTTTTACAGCTATGCGCACGTCCCTTGGATCAAAGGCAGCGGGCAGCGAGGCTTTAAGGATGAAGATGTGCCCAGCGGCGATGTGAAGCGCCAGTTGTACGAAACGGGTAAAAAGCACCTCTTAGAGGCAGGCTACATTGAGATAGGTATGGATCATTTTGCCCTGCCCTCCGATAGTATGTACAAAGCCTTTGTGTCGCACAATCTGCATCGTAATTTTATGGGCTATACAGCCTCAAAAACGCAGGTGATGATAGGTTTGGGTATGTCGTCCATCAGTGATAGTTGGTACGGTTTCGCACAGAATGAGAAGGACTTAGAGGTATATTACGCCCGCCTTGAGAAGAATGAAATACCTGTATTCAGAGGTCATATCCTCAATGCTGAAGACCTTATCATTCGTAGGCATATCCTCAACCTGATGTGTAGTTTTACCACCTCGTGGGAAGAGCCTTCATTGCAATTCCCAGAGATAAACGAGGTTCTTGCACATCTCAAGGAAATGGAAAACGATGGGCTTGTTGAGATAGGGAAAAATCGCATTGAGGTAACCGATAGGGGCAAACCTTTTATAAGAAATATATGTATGGCATTCGACTTGCGTCTACAACGTAAGATACCTGATACTAAAATATTTAGTATGACGGTATAA
- a CDS encoding DUF3109 family protein codes for MIQIEGTIISEEIVENDFVCNLNACKGICCVEGDAGAPVDESELNTLERIYPKVAPYLTEQGRRAIEEQGVYVKGEDGEWETPLIDGGECAYVVHNEKGWALCAIEQAYNDKKIDWKKPISCHLYPIRLQEYSSFTAVNYHRWPICDDACTLGKELQVPVYKFVREALIRKFGEDWYDELEALAAYVKKKKRK; via the coding sequence ATGATTCAGATAGAAGGTACCATTATTTCAGAAGAAATTGTCGAAAACGACTTTGTCTGCAACCTCAATGCTTGCAAAGGCATCTGCTGTGTTGAAGGCGATGCAGGCGCTCCTGTAGATGAAAGCGAGCTCAATACCTTAGAGCGCATTTATCCCAAGGTAGCTCCTTACCTTACTGAGCAAGGGCGCAGAGCTATTGAGGAGCAAGGTGTTTACGTAAAAGGAGAAGATGGTGAATGGGAAACTCCACTGATTGATGGCGGAGAGTGTGCCTATGTGGTTCACAATGAAAAGGGTTGGGCACTCTGTGCAATTGAGCAAGCTTACAACGATAAGAAGATCGATTGGAAGAAACCCATCTCGTGCCATCTCTACCCCATTCGTTTGCAAGAGTACAGCTCTTTTACCGCAGTCAACTACCATCGTTGGCCTATTTGTGATGATGCCTGCACCCTTGGTAAAGAGTTGCAAGTGCCTGTCTATAAGTTTGTCAGAGAGGCTTTGATTCGTAAATTTGGAGAAGATTGGTATGATGAACTGGAAGCCTTAGCCGCTTATGTAAAGAAGAAAAAACGTAAATAA
- the recR gene encoding recombination mediator RecR, with the protein MEFSSKLLENAVYEIAQLPSIGKRTALRLALHLLKQPEGQTVQLANALLALRTHIQYCKNCHNISDVELCEICENPTRDNGLVCVVEDFRDVLAIENTAQFHGQYHVLGGKISPIDGISPSDLHIHSLVEKVKSGNIKELIFALSNTIEGDTTGFYIYQQIEPYNVTVSTIARGVAVGSELEYTDEVTLGRSIAQRIPFEKAIKAV; encoded by the coding sequence ATGGAATTCTCATCAAAACTATTAGAAAACGCTGTCTACGAGATAGCACAACTGCCAAGTATTGGTAAACGCACAGCTCTCAGGCTCGCTTTGCACTTGCTCAAGCAGCCCGAAGGTCAAACTGTCCAACTGGCAAACGCCTTATTGGCATTGCGCACACATATCCAATACTGTAAAAACTGTCATAACATCTCAGACGTTGAACTCTGTGAAATCTGTGAAAACCCTACTCGCGATAATGGTCTCGTATGTGTGGTTGAAGATTTTAGAGATGTCTTGGCTATTGAGAACACGGCACAGTTCCACGGGCAATATCACGTGCTGGGAGGGAAAATTTCGCCCATTGATGGTATTTCGCCCTCTGATCTACATATACATTCTTTGGTAGAAAAGGTCAAATCAGGCAACATCAAAGAACTTATCTTCGCATTGAGCAATACCATTGAGGGCGATACTACAGGCTTTTACATCTACCAGCAGATAGAACCCTACAATGTTACTGTCTCTACTATTGCACGAGGGGTAGCCGTAGGATCTGAGTTAGAGTATACTGACGAGGTCACCCTTGGGCGAAGTATTGCACAGCGCATTCCATTTGAGAAGGCTATTAAAGCTGTTTAA
- the nrfH gene encoding cytochrome c nitrite reductase small subunit: MATDKNTKKRFSLLPPKKWRLPALIAIGAIIGFGLFIVYFGRVTDYMSDDPKACINCHVMTPHYMTWNKSSHREVATCNDCHVPHNSVFSKYYFKAKDGLYHSYVFTTHSEPQVIRAKDASIKVIHDNCIRCHIEIVTDGRTSATVANHFHDRTDRLCWDCHRGVPHSKQRGLSSIGLQIEPTQFDPAENHKNVPQWLEDELKKESKETNKQIKTNK, from the coding sequence ATGGCAACTGATAAAAACACTAAAAAGAGGTTTTCTCTTCTTCCACCGAAGAAGTGGCGTCTACCCGCACTGATTGCTATCGGGGCTATAATAGGTTTTGGGCTATTCATCGTCTACTTTGGTAGAGTAACAGACTATATGTCGGACGACCCTAAGGCCTGTATCAACTGCCACGTAATGACGCCTCATTATATGACGTGGAATAAGAGTTCGCACCGCGAGGTGGCAACTTGCAACGATTGCCACGTGCCACACAACAGTGTTTTTAGCAAGTACTACTTCAAGGCAAAGGACGGGCTGTATCACTCGTATGTGTTCACCACACACTCTGAGCCACAAGTAATACGGGCTAAAGATGCATCTATTAAGGTGATACACGACAACTGTATCCGCTGCCACATCGAGATTGTAACCGATGGGCGCACTTCGGCTACGGTAGCGAATCATTTTCACGATCGCACCGATAGGCTTTGTTGGGATTGCCATAGAGGAGTGCCTCATAGCAAGCAAAGAGGCCTTTCTTCCATAGGTCTCCAAATAGAGCCTACACAATTCGACCCCGCTGAGAATCATAAAAATGTACCTCAGTGGCTCGAAGACGAATTAAAAAAAGAAAGTAAAGAAACTAACAAACAGATTAAAACTAACAAGTGA